AGTCCGAGTGGCACCTGCCGCGCGCCACGGCCGGTGCGGCGCTCGCCGCGTTGGATCCGGCCGCGGCGCGGATCGCCGCCGTCCTGCAGATCTGCGAGCTGCGTACGGTCGCGGCCGACGGGCTGTGGCTCAGCCCGAACCACGAGCGGGACAGCGTGGCGATCCACTTCACCTGGATCGGGGACGCGGCGGCGGTGGCGCCGGTGCTGGCCGAGGTGGAGGAGCGGCTCGCGCCCTTCGCCCCGCGCCCGCACTGGGGCAAGCTCTTCGCCCGCAACCCGGCCGCGACCTACCCCCGGTACGACGACTTCCGCGCCCTGCTGCGCGAGTTCGACCCGGCCGGGAAGTTCCGCACCGAGGAGCTGGACCGGTACTTCCCCCGCGACTAGCGGTGCGTGGCCATCTGGTCGCGCAGGCTGCCGCGCTGCGCCGCCCGGCTGATGTCGCTGGGCGAGACGATCCCGACCAGCCGCTGGTCGGTCACCACCAGCGCCCGGCCGTCGGCGCACTCGTTGAGCCGGGGGAGCAGGTCGGTGAGCTGCTCGTCCGGGGAGGCGAGCACCAGGTCGCCGGCCTGGCAGGACACCTCGCCCAGGGTGGTCGAGACCCGGCGGTCGGCCGGGATGCCCCGGACCCGGTCGAGGGTGACCAGGCCGATCGGCCGTCCGCCGTCCTCGGTCAGCGGCAGCGCGGAGTGCCGGTACGTGAAGAGGTGGTGGTCCACGAAGTCGGCGACGGTCATGTCCTTGGACGCGGTCTGCGGTTGCGGGGTCATCACGTCGGCGACGCGTACGCCGCGCAGGGCAGTGCCCATCCGGGCCTGGCGCTCCTCCGCGCCGGCGGCCCCGATCAGGAACCAGCCGATCAGCGCCAGCCATAGGCCACCCACCCCGGCGCCGGCCACGAACCGCCAGATGCCGAGGCCGATCAGCAGGATGCCGAGCCCCCAGCCGGCCCGGGCGGCCACCACGGCCGCCTTGGTCCGGTCGCCGGTGGCCTTCCAGACCGCCGCGCGCAGCAGCCGCCCGCCGTCCAGCGGCGCGGCCGGCAGCACGTTGAAGATCGCCAGCAGCACGTTGATGCCGGCCAGCCAGGACAGCGCACCGAGCACCAGGCCGTGCGCCCCGGCGAGGGCGAGCACCCCGGCGATCGCGGCGAAGAAGAGCCCGAGCACGAGGCTGACCAGTGGCCCGACACCGGCGATGCGCAGCTCGGCGCCCGGGTCCTTGGCCTCGCCCTTCAGCTCCGAGACCCCGCCGAAGAGCCAGAGCGTGATCCCCTCGACCTCGATCCCGTTGCGCTTGGCGATCACCGCGTGCGCCACCTCGTGGGCGAGCAGGCCGAAGAAGAACACGATCGACGCGCTCAACCCCGCCACCAGATAGGCGGCGGCGGAGTGACCGGGGTAGGAGCGGGGGAACAGGCTGGCGGAGAGCGCCCAGGCGATCAGCACGAAGATGACCAGGACGCTCCAGTTGACCCCGACGGGTACGCCCGCGACCCGACCAAGTCGGAAGCTCGCCCTCATGGCTGGGGCATACCCCCGCGCCGCCCCACCATGCCCCAGGTGTGCGACCGAGCTGCGGATCAGCCCACCCGGCCGACCGGCGTCAGGGCTCAGCGGCCGGGGGCTTCGCTGACCACCGTCGGCGAATACTCGTTCGCCGCCTCCACGGCCCACTCCAGTGCGAAGTCCGCCTCCTCCTCCCAGCCCGGCTCGCCGCCGACGAAGTGCGACCGCCCGGGGTACTCGCGGTAGCTGGTGATCGCCGTCGAGCCCCGGTAGAGGTTGGCGTTGGCGGACACCACGGAGGGCGGCAGCACGTGGTCCTCGCCGCCGGCGGTCAGCAGTAGCGGGGCCCGGTCGGCCCGTTTGTTGTCGACCTTCGTGGCCGCGTTCGGGTCCAGGTTGGCGAAGGCGGCCTCGAACAGCACGTGTCCGGCGCCGGGTACGGCGTACCGCTCCCAGGCCGCGTCGGACTCCTCGGCGCTCAGCGTGTTGCCGAAGGCGTATCGGAAGTCCTCCCGGGTGAACGGCACCGCGCGGTGCCGGTTGGCCGGGTTGTGCAGGATGGAGAACGAGGAGCGCAGCGTGCTGAGCGGCAGCTTCAGCACGCCCTTCACCTGGGCGGGATGCACGCCCACCCCGGCGGCGCCGAGCCCCCGGTCGATCAGCAGCTGGGTGAACAGGCCGCCGAACGAGTGCCCCATGATGATCGGCGGCCGGGGGAGGTCCCGGATGATCGCCGCGTAGTGGTCGACGGCGTCGGCGACCCGCTGCTCGGCGATCGGGGTCGGATCCTCCCGCAGCTCCTCGACCTCCCGGTCCATCCCGGGCCAGGCGGGGGTCAGCACCCGGAAGCCCAGCGCCGAGTAACGGTCGACCCAGTGCTCCCAGCTGCGCGTGGTCATCCAGAGTCCGTGGATCAGCACGATCGTGTCGACCCGTCCCGTCGGTGCGGCCATGGGAACCTCCCGGTGTGGCGACCTGCGGACGGGCGCCGGATACCCGGTCGGGCGGCGGGCAACCCCGGGCTCAGCGGGGCGGGACGTGCGCGGCGACGCCGCCGCGCGTTCCTGCTGCCCCGCCCGGGCGGCGCCTCGACTCTGCCCGGGCGGGCCTGACAAATGTCATGGTCGGAAGGTGACGAGCGCTCCGGGGAACCGGACACCGCACGCCGCAACATCGTTGTCATGACCGACACCGCACCGGCCGTCGAACTGGCCGGACTCACCAAGACCTTCGGCCCGGTGACCGCCGTCGACGGCCTCAGCCTGCGGATCGAGCCGGGCGAGGTGGTCGCCTTCCTCGGCCCCAACGGCGCCGGCAAGACCACCACGGTGGACATGCTGCTCGGCCTGGCCCGCCCGGACGCCGGCACCGTCCGGCTGTTCGGCGGGACGCCGGCCGACGCCGTCCGGCTCGGCCGGGTCGCCGCCGTGATGCAGTCCGGCGGACTGCTCAAGGACCTCACCGTCGCCGAGACGGTACGGATGACCGCGCACTTCTACGGCCACACCCGGCCGGTGGCCGAGGTGCTGGAACGGGCCGGCATCGCCGACATCGCCGACCGGCCGGTGGGCAAGTGCTCCGGGGGCCAGCAGCAGCGGCTGCGCTTCGCCCTGGCGCTGCTGCCCGACCCGGACCTGATGGTGCTGGACGAGCCGACCACCGGCATGGACGTCGAGGGCCGCCGGGACTTCTGGCAGGCCATCCGGGCCGACGCCCGCTCCGGGCGAACCGTCCTCTTCGCCACCCACTACCTCGACGAGGCCGACGCGTACGCGGACCGGATCGTGCTGGTCCGGCAGGGCCGGGTGGTCGCCGACGGCACCACCGCCGAGATCAAGAACCTGGCCGCCGGCCGGCTCGTCCGGGCGACCCTGCCCGGCGCCGACCAGGCCGCGCTGGCTGCGCTCCCGGGCGTGCAGGCGGTCGAGTTGCGCGGCGACGCGGTCCTGGTCCACACCGAGGACTCGGACCTCGTCGCCCGGCACCTGCTGACCCGGACCGACGCCCGGGACCTGGAGATCACCTCGCGCAACCTCGAGGACGCCTTCCTCGCCCTGACCACCGCCGCCTGACCGCCGACCCGCTGATACCGGAGCCTGAGATGACCGTCACCGCCTCGACCACCACCGCCTCGTCCACCCGGGTCGACGACCGCCGGCCCCCCGCCCTGGGCGGGTTCTCCACCGCCGTGCTCGGCATCGAGATCCGCCGGGTGCTGCGCAACCGCCGGACCCTGGTGTTCATCCTGATCATGCCGGCGGTCTTCTTCCTCCTCTTCGGACTGCCGCAGCGCGGTCAGCACCTGGACAACGGCCTGCCCGTCACCGGTTGGATCATGATCAGCCTCGCCGTCTACGCGGCGATGGTCGCCACCACCAGCGCCGGGGCCGCGGTCGCCACCGAGCGGGCGCTGGGCTGGAGCCGCCAGCTGCGGCTCACCCCGCTGCGCCCGGCCGCGTACGTGGCCACGAAGGTGGCCACCGCGATGGTGCTCGGCCTGCTCGGCGTGCTGGTCGAGTTCGCCGTCGGCGCCGCCTCCGGGGTCCGGCTGCCGGTGCACGTCTGGATCGAGTCGGGGCTGACCGCGTGGCTCGGCTCGCTGGTCTTCGCCGCCCTCGGCCTCTTCGTCGGCTACCTCGCCCCGGCCGAGAACGTCATGCAGTTCATGGGCCCGGTGCTGGCGATCCTGGCCATGTTCGGTGGCCTGTTCTTCCCGCTCGACATGCTGCCGCACGTGATGCAGCAGATCGCCAAGTTCACCCCGGTGTACGGCGTCGGCCAGCTCGCCCGGTCCCCGTTGACCGGGGACGGGATGGACTGGGTGGCGGTCGGCAACATCGCCGCCTGGACCGCCTTCTTCGGCCTCGCCGCGGCCCGGCTGTTCCGCCGCGACACCACCCGCGTCTGATCCGGGCCGGCGGGACTAGCGTGTTCAAGGTGCATCTTCCGCCGGACGGGACCTACCTGGCGAGCCGCCGCTGGCGGTTCACCGGCTGGCTGCTGGCCGCGGTGTGGCTCTTCTTCCTCAACATCCCGCTGCTCGCGGCGCTGCACCAGCCGGAGATCTGGCGGCGGGTGGTGGGGGCGACGACGCTGATCGCCTTCGGCGTCTGCTACGTGTGGGTCTTCCAGTGGGCCCGGGCCCACCGGCTGGCCCACCGGACCATCCCGCTCCTCCCGGCCTGGGCGGCCCTGGCGCTGCTGGTCGGGCTCGGGCTCGCCGGCATCCCGGGCACCGGTGGCGACTGGCTGACCACGCTGGTCTTCGTCGCGGCGGCAGCGGTGTTCCTCCTGCCGAACCTGCAGGCGCTGGTCGTGGTGGCGCTGGCAGCGCTGACGCCGCCGGTGACGGCCGCGCTGGTGCCCGGTTGGGCGGCGGAGGGCACGGTGGTCTTCGCGGTGCTGCTCGCCTCGTTCGCCATGTTCGGGGTGACCCGGCTGACCCAGCGCAACGCCGAACTCCAGGCCGCCCAGCAGGAGATCCGCCGGCTCGCGGTGGCCGAGGAGCGGGCCCGCACCGCCCGGGACCTGCACGACATCCTCGGCCACTCGCTGACCGTGGTGGCGGTCAAGGCGGAGCTGGCCGGGCGGCTGCTGGAGCTGGACCCGGCCCGCGCGGCCACCGAGATCGCCGACGTGGAGCGGCTGGCCCGGCAGGCCCTCGCCGACGTGCGGGGCACCGTCGGGGCGTACCGCGGGGTGAGCCTGGCGGCGGAGCTGGCCGGCGCCGGCTCGGCGCTGGCCGCCGCGGGCATCGCCGCGGAGCTGCCGGAGACGGTGCCGTCGCTGTCGGCGGAGCGGGACGAGCTCTTCGGCTGGACGGTCCGCGAGGGCGTGACCAACGTGGTCCGGCACAGCGGCGCGCGGCGCTGCGAGATCCGGGTGGATCCGGCGGCCGTGGAGATCCGCGACGACGGCCGCGGGCCGGCCGGCGAGCCGGGTGCGGGGCACGGCCTGGTCGGGGTGCGGGAGCGGGCCCGGCGGCTGGACGCCACCGTCACCGTCGGCCGCCGTCCCGAGGGGCGAGGCTTCCTGCTCCGGGTGGCCCTGCCCGCCGAGCGGCACGGAGGATGACCGGGTGACCGAGCCGATCAAACTGCTGCTCGCCGACGACCAGGCACTGGTGCGGGGCGCCCTCGCGGCGCTGCTGTCGTTGGAGCCGGACCTGACCGTCGTGGCCGAGGTGGGCCGCGGTGACGAGGTGGTTCCCGCGGCCCGCCGCACCGGACCCGACGTGGCCCTGCTCGACGTGGAGATGCCCGGCCTGGACGGGATCGCCGCCACCGCGGCGCTGCGGGCCGCCGTCCCCGGCTGCCGGGTGCTCGTGGTGACCACCTTCGGCCGGCCGGGCTTCCTGCGCCGCGCGATGGAGGCCGGCGCGAACGGCTTCGTGGTCAAGGACACGCCGGCCCGGCAGCTCGCCGACGCGGTCCGCCGGGTGCACGCCGGGCTGCGGGTGGTCGACCCGACGCTGGCGGCGGAGACCCTGGCCACCGGGCCGAGCCCGCTCACCGAGCGGGAGACGGAGGTGCTGCGTACCGCCCGGGCCGGCGGGACGGTCGCCGACCTGGCCGCGACGCTGCACCTGTCGGAGGGCACGGTCCGCAACCACCTCTCCTCGGCGATCGGCAAGACCGGTGCCCGTAACCGGGCTGACGCGGTCCGCGTCGCCGAGGAGAACGGCTGGCTGCTCGGCGAGTGAGGCCGGTCAGACCGGCGCCGGGGTCGAGCAGGTGGGGAAGGTGGGCACCGGCGCGTATTTCACGGAACCCGTGCAGACCAGGCGCTCGATCCGGCGGGCGCCGAACCGGTCCCGCCGGCTGTCCACGGTGACCTCGACCCGGCCGTCGACCCGGACCAGGTAGTCGGTGGTGATCGGGTCGCCCTCGGTGGTCGGGGCGGTCACCCGCATCCGGGCCGGCTGCCGGTCCCGCAGTGCGCCGCTCAGGCACTCGGTGGCCCCGGCCGGCAGCCGGCCGCCCTGGGGCAGGGTCCAGGTCCCGCAGTCGGCCGGGTTCGGCGTCCGGCCGGTCCACGGCTCCGGCGACCCGGTGCGCGCGACGACCACCTCCGGGCTGCGCCGCGCGGCCGGGTCCGTGCCGTCGCAGGCGGCGAGGGCGAGGGGCAGGGCGAGCAGGGCAGTTGGTCGTCTCCACATGGGAGATGCGACGCGGTCGGCCGGCGTTGGGTTCCGGCTCAGGCGGTGGACGGCGGGCGCGGACCGGCCAGATCGGGCCGGCCCGCGCCCGTCGTCGGGGTGCGGGCGTCGGTCAGGGCAGCTTCGCGCCGATGTGGATGGCGACGGCGTCGTGTGCGTTGATGTTCGCCGCGAACCAGCCGTTGCCGTCCACTGTGATCACCGGCCCGCTGCACGAGCCGTTGCTGTAGTCGCCGTGGATGACGTCGCAGTACCGGCCCGCGGCCAGGCCGGTGTAGTACGAGCGGCCGGTGATCGCGAAGTCCTCGTCGTTGATGGTCAAGTAGCCCTTGCCGGTCCGGCTGAAGGCGATGTGCTGCCAGCCGTTGTCGTACCAGTTGGCGACGCCCGAGCCCTGGGTGGCGTTGTTGAAGGCGACCATGTTGGCGATGACCCGCCAGCGGTGCTCGCACTCCCAGCCGGAGTAGCACGTGGTGTTGAGGGTCTTGTTGGTGGCGTCCGAGGGCGGGCCCTGGTCCTTGTTGCTGAACGTGAAGCTCGACATCACCGCCGGCGTGCCGTACGGCCAGGCCAGCATGAAGGCGTTCGCCAGGGCGTACTCGCCGCGGTCCCGGTAGGTCAGCACCCCGCCGTCGCGCTGGGTGTCGTGGTTGTCGGTGAAGACCACCGCCTGGCTGCCCGGCAGGTAGCCCCAGGACTCGCCGAAGTTCCTCAGGTACGCCAGCCGCTCGCTGTTGAACATCCGGGCCAGGTCCTTGCCGTACCGGAACTCGTGCACGTCGCCGTTGCCGGTGTACTCGGTCGGCTGGATCGGCTCGCCGGCGCCGTGGATGACCTCCTGCACCAGGTACGCCGAGCGGGAGAGCTTGCCCTTGACGGCGGCGATGTCGGCGGCCGGCATGTGCTTGCTGGCGTCCAGCCGGAACCCGTCCACGCCCAGCGACAGCAGGTCGTTCAGGTAGGTGGCGAGCCGGGTGCGCACGTAGTCGGACTCGGTGGCCAGGTCGGCGAGGTTGACCAGTTCGCAGTTCTGCACCTCGTACCGGTCGCCGTAGTTGACGATGTCGTCGTTGCCGTTGCGGCCACAGTGGTGGAAGTCCTGCGAGCCGTAGTTGCCCGGGTAGCTGTAGTGGCCGTACGTGGTGCCGGCCCAGCCGGTGCCGCCGTTGTCCTGGCCGGACATGTGGTTGACGACGGCGTCGACGATCACCTTCACGCCAGCGTTGTGGCAGGTGTTCACCATCGACTGGAACTGGGCGCGGGTGCCCTTGCGGGACTCGATCCGGTAGCTGACCGGCTGGTAGGCGACCCACCACGGGTTGCCCTTGACGTGTTCCTGGGGCGGGGAGACCTGGACGTAGCCGTACCCCTTGGGGCCGAGCACGGTGGTGCACTCGCTGGCCACGGAGGTCCAGTTCCACTCGAAGAGCTGGGCGATGACCTTCTTGCCGCCAGGGGTGGCGGCGGTGGCGGGCGCTGCCGCCACGGTGGGGACGAGCAGGCTGGCGGCCAGGCCGAGGGCGAGGGCCGCCGCGACGGCTCCGCGTCGTGGTGCGGCGTCGGACGCGCCGAGCTGGGGTTGCCGTTGCCGGCATCGACGTCGATGCATCGGGACTCCTGGGGGTGCGGGGGACGGGGTGGGTGCCGGCTGCCGCGGGGAAGGTTCCGGTGCCGGCTTCTTGCAGCTCCAGGCCGAAATTTTCGGCAAGGTTACAAGCCTGTTGCAATTCCTGTCAACGTATGGAAATGCATCGTTGTGCCCCGCGCTACACGCACGTCGGGGCGGGCCGGTTCGACGGGCCGGCCGAGAAATTCGGCACCGGCCTGATCCGTCCGCGCCGCCCGTCCGTACTGGAGGAGGGAGCAGGGTTCGGTCGGTGGGGGCGCCGCCGCGAGACGATCGAGGAGCAGATGGCCCGGGCACAGCAGAACAAGAAGCCGTCGACCGTCCGGACCACCAGCAGCAGCCGTGCGGTCCGGACCAGGTCGAAGCCGGCGGTGGTCGCGCTCGGCGCGTCCGCGCTCGCCATCGCGTGGGCCGGCATCGAGCTGACCGGCGCGGGCGGCGTCGTGTACGCGTACGGATTCTTCTTCACCGAGTTCTTCGCCGGGGTGGTCGCCCTGGTCTCCCTCAGCCTCACCGTGATGCTGGGGCTGCTCGCCACCGACCGGCTGGTGCTGCTCATCCGGCACCGGGTGCTGCTCCAGTCGGCGCACCGGGCCACCGGCATCCTCGGCGTGGCCGGGCTGGTCGTCCACGTCATCACGAAGATCTCGATCGGCCGCGCCGGGCCGACCGACGCGATCGTGCCGTTCATCGGCGGCAGCGGGCTCTACGTGGGCCTGGGCACCGTCGCCGCCTTCCTCATGGTGAGCGTGCTCTGGACCGGCCTGATCCGGGTGCGCTTCGCCGGTGTCGGTCCCAAGTGGTTCTGGCGCGCCCTGCACTCGTTGGCCTACGTCTCCTGGCCGTTCGCGCTGCTCCACGGGCTGAACGCCGGCCGGGCGGCGAAGACCTGGGTGGTCCTGAGCTACCTCGCCTGCGTGCTGCTGGTGGTGGTGGCGCTGCTGGTCCGCGTCTCCGTCCACCTCGGCCGGCGCAGCCGGGAGCAGCACCAGGCCGCCGCCCTGAACAAGGCGATGACCGGCCGGTCGCAGCGCACCGGCGTGCTCGCCGGCCTGACGCGCAGGCGTGCCGCCGGCAAGGAGGAGAGCCGGCCGGCCCAGGGCCGGGAGGGCGGCTGGGCCGAGACCACCACCTGGACCGCGCCGGCCGGCACCGCCCGCCGCCGCGACCCGGAGCGTTTCGCCGTACCGGTGGTGCCGGAGCCCGGGTCGCTGCGCGAGCCGGTCTGGGCGGCCGCGACCCGCCGCCGCCGCGAGGAGGAACTGGCCCGGGTCGGCGATCGGCGCGACGACGCCCCGGCGTCGGTCGGGCGACGGCGCGACGAGCGGCCGGCCCGCCGCTATCGGGACGCGGAGGAGCGAATCACCCGCCGGTCCCGGTCCGACGAGGACGACGTCGCCCGCCACTCGGCCCCGCCCGACACCGGTACGCGCTACTCCGCCCCGCCGGACCCCGGTCGCCGCTATTCGGCCCCGCCCCGCCGATTGGACGAGCCGGAGGAGCCGTGGGACAGCCCGCGCCGGTGGGCGACCCGGCCGGTCTCCGGCGAAC
This sequence is a window from Micromonospora sp. NBRC 110009. Protein-coding genes within it:
- a CDS encoding site-2 protease family protein, producing MRASFRLGRVAGVPVGVNWSVLVIFVLIAWALSASLFPRSYPGHSAAAYLVAGLSASIVFFFGLLAHEVAHAVIAKRNGIEVEGITLWLFGGVSELKGEAKDPGAELRIAGVGPLVSLVLGLFFAAIAGVLALAGAHGLVLGALSWLAGINVLLAIFNVLPAAPLDGGRLLRAAVWKATGDRTKAAVVAARAGWGLGILLIGLGIWRFVAGAGVGGLWLALIGWFLIGAAGAEERQARMGTALRGVRVADVMTPQPQTASKDMTVADFVDHHLFTYRHSALPLTEDGGRPIGLVTLDRVRGIPADRRVSTTLGEVSCQAGDLVLASPDEQLTDLLPRLNECADGRALVVTDQRLVGIVSPSDISRAAQRGSLRDQMATHR
- a CDS encoding alpha/beta hydrolase, translated to MAAPTGRVDTIVLIHGLWMTTRSWEHWVDRYSALGFRVLTPAWPGMDREVEELREDPTPIAEQRVADAVDHYAAIIRDLPRPPIIMGHSFGGLFTQLLIDRGLGAAGVGVHPAQVKGVLKLPLSTLRSSFSILHNPANRHRAVPFTREDFRYAFGNTLSAEESDAAWERYAVPGAGHVLFEAAFANLDPNAATKVDNKRADRAPLLLTAGGEDHVLPPSVVSANANLYRGSTAITSYREYPGRSHFVGGEPGWEEEADFALEWAVEAANEYSPTVVSEAPGR
- a CDS encoding ABC transporter ATP-binding protein, yielding MTDTAPAVELAGLTKTFGPVTAVDGLSLRIEPGEVVAFLGPNGAGKTTTVDMLLGLARPDAGTVRLFGGTPADAVRLGRVAAVMQSGGLLKDLTVAETVRMTAHFYGHTRPVAEVLERAGIADIADRPVGKCSGGQQQRLRFALALLPDPDLMVLDEPTTGMDVEGRRDFWQAIRADARSGRTVLFATHYLDEADAYADRIVLVRQGRVVADGTTAEIKNLAAGRLVRATLPGADQAALAALPGVQAVELRGDAVLVHTEDSDLVARHLLTRTDARDLEITSRNLEDAFLALTTAA
- a CDS encoding ABC transporter permease is translated as MTVTASTTTASSTRVDDRRPPALGGFSTAVLGIEIRRVLRNRRTLVFILIMPAVFFLLFGLPQRGQHLDNGLPVTGWIMISLAVYAAMVATTSAGAAVATERALGWSRQLRLTPLRPAAYVATKVATAMVLGLLGVLVEFAVGAASGVRLPVHVWIESGLTAWLGSLVFAALGLFVGYLAPAENVMQFMGPVLAILAMFGGLFFPLDMLPHVMQQIAKFTPVYGVGQLARSPLTGDGMDWVAVGNIAAWTAFFGLAAARLFRRDTTRV
- a CDS encoding sensor histidine kinase, which gives rise to MHLPPDGTYLASRRWRFTGWLLAAVWLFFLNIPLLAALHQPEIWRRVVGATTLIAFGVCYVWVFQWARAHRLAHRTIPLLPAWAALALLVGLGLAGIPGTGGDWLTTLVFVAAAAVFLLPNLQALVVVALAALTPPVTAALVPGWAAEGTVVFAVLLASFAMFGVTRLTQRNAELQAAQQEIRRLAVAEERARTARDLHDILGHSLTVVAVKAELAGRLLELDPARAATEIADVERLARQALADVRGTVGAYRGVSLAAELAGAGSALAAAGIAAELPETVPSLSAERDELFGWTVREGVTNVVRHSGARRCEIRVDPAAVEIRDDGRGPAGEPGAGHGLVGVRERARRLDATVTVGRRPEGRGFLLRVALPAERHGG
- a CDS encoding response regulator transcription factor is translated as MTEPIKLLLADDQALVRGALAALLSLEPDLTVVAEVGRGDEVVPAARRTGPDVALLDVEMPGLDGIAATAALRAAVPGCRVLVVTTFGRPGFLRRAMEAGANGFVVKDTPARQLADAVRRVHAGLRVVDPTLAAETLATGPSPLTERETEVLRTARAGGTVADLAATLHLSEGTVRNHLSSAIGKTGARNRADAVRVAEENGWLLGE
- a CDS encoding DUF4362 domain-containing protein — encoded protein: MWRRPTALLALPLALAACDGTDPAARRSPEVVVARTGSPEPWTGRTPNPADCGTWTLPQGGRLPAGATECLSGALRDRQPARMRVTAPTTEGDPITTDYLVRVDGRVEVTVDSRRDRFGARRIERLVCTGSVKYAPVPTFPTCSTPAPV
- a CDS encoding alpha-amylase, yielding MHRRRCRQRQPQLGASDAAPRRGAVAAALALGLAASLLVPTVAAAPATAATPGGKKVIAQLFEWNWTSVASECTTVLGPKGYGYVQVSPPQEHVKGNPWWVAYQPVSYRIESRKGTRAQFQSMVNTCHNAGVKVIVDAVVNHMSGQDNGGTGWAGTTYGHYSYPGNYGSQDFHHCGRNGNDDIVNYGDRYEVQNCELVNLADLATESDYVRTRLATYLNDLLSLGVDGFRLDASKHMPAADIAAVKGKLSRSAYLVQEVIHGAGEPIQPTEYTGNGDVHEFRYGKDLARMFNSERLAYLRNFGESWGYLPGSQAVVFTDNHDTQRDGGVLTYRDRGEYALANAFMLAWPYGTPAVMSSFTFSNKDQGPPSDATNKTLNTTCYSGWECEHRWRVIANMVAFNNATQGSGVANWYDNGWQHIAFSRTGKGYLTINDEDFAITGRSYYTGLAAGRYCDVIHGDYSNGSCSGPVITVDGNGWFAANINAHDAVAIHIGAKLP
- a CDS encoding ferric reductase-like transmembrane domain-containing protein codes for the protein MHRCAPRYTHVGAGRFDGPAEKFGTGLIRPRRPSVLEEGAGFGRWGRRRETIEEQMARAQQNKKPSTVRTTSSSRAVRTRSKPAVVALGASALAIAWAGIELTGAGGVVYAYGFFFTEFFAGVVALVSLSLTVMLGLLATDRLVLLIRHRVLLQSAHRATGILGVAGLVVHVITKISIGRAGPTDAIVPFIGGSGLYVGLGTVAAFLMVSVLWTGLIRVRFAGVGPKWFWRALHSLAYVSWPFALLHGLNAGRAAKTWVVLSYLACVLLVVVALLVRVSVHLGRRSREQHQAAALNKAMTGRSQRTGVLAGLTRRRAAGKEESRPAQGREGGWAETTTWTAPAGTARRRDPERFAVPVVPEPGSLREPVWAAATRRRREEELARVGDRRDDAPASVGRRRDERPARRYRDAEERITRRSRSDEDDVARHSAPPDTGTRYSAPPDPGRRYSAPPRRLDEPEEPWDSPRRWATRPVSGEPVSAAPRSGGGRHSVEADVPEEPDYWRPPARYAAEEAFVDDTPTLVDLASRRALRASGEGRSSRRRRANADAVDGAYWAGLRGEAK